A DNA window from Chryseobacterium sp. MEBOG06 contains the following coding sequences:
- a CDS encoding ATP-binding protein, which yields MNWENIAGQNNLKKLLRESIAENRVSHAQLFVGKEGYGTLPMVLAYAKEIFRKENEHAAAKVEHLNHLDLHFSFPVFTDHKNSLSKNKFDEFRDMIMESPYASYDDWAAFLESENKQLFISADEIDDQNQKFSLKSFEGGTKILIVWRADKMNISASNKFLKFLEEPPAKTVILLTAESTNDILPTILSRTQVVEVPRIDDEDLEKYLKQSHSVAEEKVREIVHEAQGNLNDALKLLNSGDKTSEFEQLFVQWVRDAFMVKKKPAYLKSIIFWAREIAGWNREKQKNFLNYCSEIFRLALLQNYQSENLVYKKIDVNGFNWSGFSKFISGANIESILEEINSADLHLTRNGNPKIVWTDLGIKLSRHIHKNT from the coding sequence ATGAATTGGGAGAATATCGCAGGACAGAATAATCTAAAGAAACTTCTTAGAGAAAGCATTGCTGAAAACAGAGTGAGCCATGCCCAGCTTTTCGTAGGAAAAGAAGGATATGGAACATTACCTATGGTTTTGGCTTATGCAAAGGAGATTTTCAGAAAGGAAAATGAACATGCTGCTGCGAAGGTGGAGCATCTTAATCACTTGGACCTGCATTTCAGCTTTCCCGTTTTTACAGACCATAAAAATTCTTTAAGCAAAAATAAATTTGATGAATTCAGAGACATGATCATGGAGTCTCCTTATGCGAGCTATGATGACTGGGCGGCTTTTCTGGAATCTGAAAATAAGCAGCTCTTTATTTCTGCCGATGAGATTGATGATCAGAACCAGAAGTTTTCATTAAAAAGTTTTGAGGGAGGAACTAAGATTCTCATTGTCTGGAGAGCAGATAAAATGAATATTTCAGCCTCAAATAAGTTTTTGAAATTTCTGGAGGAACCACCTGCAAAGACAGTTATTCTCCTTACAGCTGAAAGTACAAATGATATACTTCCTACCATTCTTTCCAGAACACAGGTAGTGGAAGTTCCGAGAATTGATGACGAAGACCTTGAAAAGTATCTCAAACAAAGTCATTCTGTTGCCGAAGAAAAAGTCAGAGAGATTGTGCATGAAGCTCAGGGAAACCTGAATGATGCACTGAAACTACTGAACTCAGGAGACAAAACCAGTGAGTTTGAGCAGTTATTTGTGCAATGGGTTAGAGATGCATTTATGGTAAAGAAGAAGCCTGCCTACCTTAAAAGTATTATTTTTTGGGCAAGGGAAATAGCAGGATGGAACCGGGAAAAACAGAAAAACTTTTTGAACTATTGTTCTGAGATTTTCAGATTGGCACTCCTTCAAAATTATCAGTCGGAAAACCTGGTATACAAAAAGATTGATGTCAACGGATTCAACTGGAGTGGGTTTTCAAAATTTATCAGTGGGGCCAATATTGAAAGCATTCTGGAAGAAATCAATAGTGCTGATCTGCACTTAACAAGAAATGGAAATCCTAAAATTGTATGGACAGACCTTGGGATAAAATTATCAAGACATATTCATAAAAATACATAA
- a CDS encoding TetR/AcrR family transcriptional regulator yields MSNDMISKEENILFAAEKLFAEKGFEGTSTREIAKAAHVNISMISYYFGSKEKLYEKLVEYRMNEGQFFSKDILERTDMNEWQKMERVIDQFSHKIRTQKCFYRIMQREQLHTKNPQIVEFLKQTKMGFLSMYSQILESGLKNGVFTKNPPIYLLHSTVSGTLFYAFNAKEMYKEFLNDTEEESVFDETYYTELNKHIKYLLKDLLGYEENK; encoded by the coding sequence ATGAGTAATGACATGATTTCAAAAGAAGAAAATATATTATTCGCCGCCGAAAAGCTTTTTGCTGAAAAGGGGTTCGAAGGAACTTCTACCCGGGAAATAGCCAAGGCAGCACATGTAAATATTTCTATGATCTCGTATTATTTCGGTTCTAAAGAAAAACTTTATGAGAAACTAGTGGAGTACAGAATGAATGAAGGACAGTTTTTTTCAAAAGATATTTTAGAAAGAACTGATATGAACGAATGGCAAAAGATGGAAAGGGTAATAGATCAGTTTTCTCACAAGATAAGAACTCAAAAATGTTTTTACAGGATTATGCAGAGAGAACAGCTGCACACTAAAAATCCTCAGATTGTAGAGTTTTTGAAGCAGACCAAAATGGGATTTCTTTCTATGTATTCGCAAATATTGGAAAGTGGTCTCAAAAATGGAGTTTTCACGAAAAATCCTCCCATTTATCTGCTTCATTCAACGGTGAGCGGAACTTTATTTTATGCATTCAACGCTAAAGAGATGTATAAAGAATTCCTTAATGATACTGAAGAAGAGAGCGTTTTTGACGAGACATACTATACAGAACTTAATAAACATATAAAATATTTACTAAAAGACCTTTTAGGTTATGAAGAGAATAAATAA
- a CDS encoding DHA2 family efflux MFS transporter permease subunit codes for MQDSLVEYGARRVIITITAILCALLEIVDSTIVNVALNEMKGNLGSTLSEVGWVITAYAIGNVIIVPMTSWLSQQFGRRNYFAASIIIFTVFSFLCGNADNIWELVFFRLCQGIGGGALLVTSQTIITESYPIEKRSMAQAIYGLGVIIGPTLGPPLGGYIVDNYSWPYIFYINIPIGIAATLMTLQFIKSPKYAEKRKVSDVDWLGIALLAITVGSLQFILERGHEEDWFASGMIVTFTVAAVLGFILFLWRELTFKYPIVELRVLKNGNLRIGTAMSFVLGFGLYGSTFIVPLYTQSILGWTALESGALMIPAALTTAFMMPIIGKLLSKGVKQQILVSLGLFTFFVYSFWGYKILTPDTSKEAFFWMLMVRGAGLGLLFIPITSLSLSTLKGQEIGQGAAFTGMMRQLGGSFGIAAITTFIANASQKYRVNLISHLDSNDFDVQQRLNALKASFMAKGMTPDAAMNAAYKMLDLTVTKQATVLSYMDVFLYLGVAFLICIPFILFIKERKSKEKIDLSEAMH; via the coding sequence ATGCAAGATTCATTAGTAGAATATGGAGCCCGAAGAGTGATCATCACGATCACAGCGATTCTTTGTGCTCTGCTGGAAATTGTGGATTCCACGATTGTGAACGTTGCCCTGAACGAGATGAAGGGGAATCTGGGCTCTACACTTTCCGAAGTGGGATGGGTAATTACGGCTTATGCCATTGGTAACGTAATTATAGTACCAATGACGAGCTGGCTTTCCCAGCAGTTTGGGCGTAGAAATTACTTTGCAGCTTCTATTATCATTTTTACTGTATTTTCATTCTTATGTGGTAACGCAGATAATATTTGGGAACTGGTATTTTTCAGATTATGCCAGGGAATTGGAGGGGGAGCCTTATTGGTAACTTCGCAAACAATCATTACAGAATCCTATCCGATTGAAAAAAGAAGTATGGCCCAGGCGATTTATGGTTTGGGAGTAATTATCGGCCCTACTTTAGGTCCGCCTCTTGGAGGGTATATTGTCGATAATTATAGCTGGCCATATATTTTCTATATTAATATTCCAATCGGGATTGCAGCGACTTTGATGACACTACAGTTTATAAAAAGTCCAAAATATGCTGAAAAACGTAAGGTATCAGATGTAGACTGGTTAGGAATTGCTTTATTGGCAATTACGGTGGGATCATTACAGTTTATTCTGGAAAGAGGACATGAAGAAGACTGGTTTGCCAGTGGAATGATTGTGACATTTACAGTAGCAGCAGTATTAGGATTTATATTATTTCTCTGGAGGGAGCTTACATTCAAGTACCCTATTGTAGAGCTGAGGGTTTTAAAGAACGGAAATTTACGGATCGGAACCGCAATGTCCTTTGTATTAGGATTTGGTCTGTATGGGTCTACATTTATAGTTCCTTTATATACCCAGAGTATTTTGGGATGGACAGCTTTGGAATCAGGAGCATTGATGATTCCAGCTGCGTTGACAACCGCCTTTATGATGCCTATTATTGGTAAGCTCCTTTCCAAAGGAGTGAAACAGCAGATTTTGGTTTCTTTAGGACTGTTTACATTCTTTGTTTATAGTTTCTGGGGATATAAAATTCTGACTCCGGATACCAGTAAAGAGGCCTTTTTCTGGATGTTGATGGTAAGAGGAGCCGGATTAGGATTGCTGTTTATTCCAATCACATCCTTATCGCTAAGCACCTTGAAAGGTCAGGAAATTGGCCAGGGAGCCGCATTTACGGGAATGATGAGACAGTTGGGAGGATCTTTTGGGATCGCAGCAATTACAACCTTTATTGCGAATGCCAGCCAGAAATACAGGGTTAACCTGATCTCCCATCTGGACTCCAACGATTTTGATGTCCAGCAGAGATTAAATGCATTGAAAGCAAGTTTTATGGCTAAAGGGATGACTCCCGATGCTGCCATGAATGCCGCCTATAAAATGCTGGATCTTACGGTCACCAAACAGGCAACGGTACTTTCCTATATGGATGTTTTCCTGTATTTAGGAGTTGCATTCTTAATCTGTATACCGTTTATCTTATTTATTAAAGAAAGAAAGAGTAAAGAAAAAATAGATTTAAGTGAAGCCATGCACTAA
- the lptC gene encoding LPS export ABC transporter periplasmic protein LptC, which translates to MNFSKKISYKNIACLFSCAIFFILTSCEEDLTKNKGNQSKNFPSQVINNANIVQRDSGFVILKAKAPIIEKYELIDSPYTVARKGIDIEFFDKKKPKIPGTIKAKYAKFFDYKQFYEAKGNVRITTNEGQKFAMQSIYWDQRKKRIYTKDTVYVTMEDGSTLVGASGMTAKDDFSEYTFYNNSGDFSSKRISENKK; encoded by the coding sequence ATGAATTTTTCAAAAAAAATATCATATAAAAATATAGCATGCCTTTTTAGTTGTGCTATATTTTTTATATTGACATCCTGTGAAGAAGACCTTACGAAAAACAAAGGTAATCAGAGTAAAAACTTTCCATCACAGGTGATCAATAATGCCAATATTGTACAACGTGATTCCGGGTTTGTGATATTAAAGGCAAAAGCTCCCATTATAGAAAAATATGAGTTGATCGACAGTCCTTATACTGTGGCCAGAAAAGGAATTGACATTGAGTTTTTTGATAAGAAAAAGCCCAAAATTCCGGGAACGATTAAAGCTAAATATGCTAAATTTTTTGACTATAAGCAATTTTATGAAGCTAAAGGCAATGTTAGGATCACTACAAATGAGGGTCAGAAATTTGCTATGCAGAGTATTTATTGGGATCAGAGAAAAAAAAGAATCTATACCAAGGATACGGTTTATGTTACTATGGAAGATGGCTCTACGCTGGTAGGCGCCAGTGGTATGACTGCCAAGGATGATTTTTCTGAATACACCTTTTATAATAATTCAGGAGATTTCAGTTCAAAAAGAATTTCCGAAAATAAAAAATAA
- a CDS encoding HlyD family secretion protein translates to MENNNTQAAEPKKKKSLVFPIILAVVLIGGGIYGYRAYSYGQYHEETDDAQIASNMSPVISKISGYITQVKVKDNQFVKKGDTLVVLDNRDQKMALEQAQAALSTAKSNISNAEASTTATSKNISSSEAAVVTANAQIEAAKVNVWKTTQDLKRYANLVKDHSITEQQYEQALAAKQTADKQLQVLVDQRNQIAQQTTIASSQTAASSQQISVAGSVAKQREVDVENAKLNLSYTVILASEDGFVGKVPIQAGQYLQAGSQLFSLVKDDQKWVVANFKETQVHKMVEGQKVKIEIDAFPDKEFEGVVSSFSPATGSTFSILPPDNASGNFVKVVQRLPVKIDFVNLDKDIAKKLRTGMNVKAEVALK, encoded by the coding sequence ATGGAAAACAATAATACACAAGCGGCTGAACCTAAAAAGAAAAAAAGTTTAGTCTTTCCAATAATTTTGGCGGTTGTTTTAATCGGTGGAGGAATCTACGGTTATAGAGCTTACTCTTACGGACAATATCACGAAGAGACTGATGATGCTCAAATCGCTTCAAATATGTCACCTGTTATTTCTAAAATTTCAGGATATATAACTCAGGTTAAAGTAAAAGACAATCAGTTTGTGAAGAAAGGAGATACTTTGGTTGTTTTAGATAACAGAGACCAGAAAATGGCACTTGAACAAGCTCAGGCAGCTTTGTCTACAGCTAAAAGTAATATTTCAAATGCAGAGGCTTCTACCACTGCTACTTCAAAAAATATAAGCTCTTCTGAGGCTGCGGTAGTAACTGCCAACGCTCAAATAGAGGCTGCAAAAGTAAATGTCTGGAAAACAACTCAGGATTTAAAAAGATATGCAAACCTTGTGAAAGACCACTCTATTACAGAACAGCAATATGAGCAGGCTTTAGCGGCAAAACAAACAGCTGACAAGCAATTACAGGTTTTAGTTGACCAAAGAAATCAAATTGCTCAGCAAACTACTATTGCATCATCTCAAACAGCTGCAAGCTCTCAGCAAATCAGTGTTGCAGGTTCTGTAGCTAAGCAAAGAGAAGTAGATGTAGAAAATGCTAAATTGAATTTATCATATACTGTAATATTGGCATCTGAAGACGGATTCGTTGGGAAAGTTCCTATCCAGGCCGGACAATATTTACAAGCTGGATCACAGTTGTTTTCTTTAGTTAAGGACGACCAGAAATGGGTAGTTGCTAACTTTAAAGAAACTCAGGTTCATAAAATGGTAGAAGGACAAAAAGTGAAAATTGAAATTGATGCATTCCCTGATAAAGAATTTGAAGGAGTAGTAAGTTCGTTTTCTCCGGCTACAGGTTCTACATTCTCTATTCTTCCTCCGGATAACGCGAGTGGTAACTTTGTAAAAGTAGTTCAGAGACTTCCTGTAAAAATAGATTTTGTAAACCTTGATAAAGATATTGCAAAAAAACTGAGAACAGGAATGAACGTGAAGGCAGAGGTTGCTTTGAAATAG
- a CDS encoding anhydro-N-acetylmuramic acid kinase, translating into MKSLAIGLMSGTSLDGLDICLAEFEKQKQWTFQILKAETLPYSPDWENRLRTAIDLSADDLLELNSDYGFYLGQQVKEFIRKYKLENIDVIASHGHTVFHQPQRKFTLQVGDGRAIKLETNLPVIYDFRSQDVLMRGNGAPLVPIGDELLFSEYSACLNLGGFSNISLSSNGKRIAFDIAPVNIVLNEFAQQLGKSFDENGELARKGKVDKEVLNQMDSLDFYKQSHPKSLGAEWCHQYIYPILKDTETTDALATFTEHAAQQISNVINKNNIKDILITGGGAYNSFLIEKIRTKTKAEVILPEKEIIDHKEALIFAFMGVLKMNNEINVLSSATGSITDHCSGVIA; encoded by the coding sequence ATGAAATCGCTGGCTATTGGATTGATGTCCGGAACAAGTCTGGACGGTTTGGATATCTGCCTGGCTGAATTTGAAAAACAGAAACAATGGACTTTTCAGATTCTAAAAGCAGAAACCCTTCCCTATTCTCCTGATTGGGAAAACAGACTCCGTACTGCTATTGATCTTTCAGCAGATGATTTATTGGAACTGAATTCAGACTATGGATTCTATCTTGGCCAGCAGGTTAAAGAATTTATCAGAAAATATAAGCTTGAAAATATTGATGTAATAGCATCTCATGGCCATACGGTTTTCCATCAGCCTCAAAGAAAATTCACACTGCAGGTTGGAGATGGACGGGCCATAAAACTAGAGACCAATCTCCCCGTTATCTATGATTTCAGAAGTCAGGATGTCCTTATGAGAGGAAATGGAGCTCCATTGGTTCCTATAGGTGATGAATTACTCTTTTCCGAATATTCTGCATGCCTTAATTTGGGAGGATTTTCTAATATTTCTTTGTCATCCAATGGTAAAAGAATTGCCTTTGACATAGCTCCTGTCAATATTGTACTGAATGAATTCGCACAACAGCTGGGTAAAAGTTTTGACGAAAATGGAGAGCTGGCAAGAAAGGGAAAAGTAGATAAAGAGGTGCTTAACCAAATGGATTCATTAGATTTCTATAAACAGTCTCACCCAAAATCTTTGGGAGCAGAATGGTGTCATCAATATATTTATCCAATACTCAAGGATACAGAAACTACAGATGCGCTCGCTACTTTTACAGAACATGCTGCACAGCAGATTTCGAATGTCATTAATAAAAATAATATAAAAGACATCCTGATCACCGGAGGAGGCGCTTACAACTCTTTTCTGATTGAAAAAATAAGAACAAAAACAAAAGCTGAAGTGATCCTTCCCGAAAAAGAGATCATTGACCACAAAGAAGCTTTGATTTTTGCTTTCATGGGGGTTTTAAAGATGAATAATGAGATCAATGTTCTATCTTCAGCAACAGGAAGTATAACTGATCATTGTTCCGGTGTAATCGCTTAG
- a CDS encoding T9SS type A sorting domain-containing protein has protein sequence MKKIYLGAFTLCSILGSAQEILWQKNIKSSTQDFLSQVTTTIDGQYLISGSSIQSNKLQASGGKQNNGYDFRLVKLNQNGEGVWEKYFSGTNHDYLSATVATQEGGFVVTGTSHSGKGLDKKEDSKGNSDIWLIRINEFGDEIWQKTLGTAADEEARAVIQTTDLGFVVAGNVQNSSKGYGSKDVLIIRLDKDGKELSQLIWGGKGLDEVEKMIPTKDGGALLGIYSRSSAVQGKTSPIKDAQNTSDTRHLTIVQKQSDNFGEGDYTVLKIDKNGKIEWEKNFGGKGDDHIRTLALTSTGYIIGGESRSEISGNKSVGIEEGTDLWLIFLNERGEEQSQKSYNFGNRDLLMGMSVIQSQDSRARNQDLTKGLLIGGYTQAEGRIEENDETFWILYLDHNGNEQWRKYVKGESRQKEERLSDLKLNRDGSIILAGTSAEELGKENWKIVKLGDKKVDQLMEKFDIKIYPNPVSDYAYIEIGFDFKEADIMLYDMSGRQLQSLKTKNKVTKINTQALVQGAYLVTIKTDTNKTANAKLIKK, from the coding sequence ATGAAAAAAATCTACCTCGGTGCATTTACCTTATGCAGTATTCTGGGATCAGCCCAGGAAATTTTATGGCAGAAAAATATAAAATCCTCAACGCAGGATTTTCTGAGCCAGGTGACTACTACCATTGACGGTCAGTATCTGATCAGCGGAAGTTCTATTCAAAGCAATAAGCTTCAGGCTTCAGGCGGCAAACAAAATAATGGTTACGATTTTAGATTAGTCAAATTAAATCAGAATGGAGAAGGGGTGTGGGAGAAATATTTCTCCGGAACCAATCATGATTATCTGTCTGCAACAGTCGCTACGCAGGAAGGAGGATTCGTTGTCACAGGGACTTCGCATTCAGGAAAAGGTCTTGACAAAAAAGAAGATTCTAAAGGAAATTCAGACATTTGGTTAATCAGAATCAATGAATTTGGAGACGAGATTTGGCAGAAAACATTAGGTACTGCTGCTGACGAAGAAGCCAGAGCGGTTATTCAAACCACGGACTTAGGATTCGTAGTCGCCGGAAATGTTCAGAATTCTTCCAAAGGCTACGGTTCTAAAGATGTCCTGATCATCAGGCTCGACAAAGACGGAAAAGAACTGTCCCAATTAATCTGGGGCGGAAAAGGACTTGATGAAGTTGAAAAAATGATTCCAACGAAAGACGGCGGAGCCTTACTCGGAATTTATTCCAGAAGTTCAGCGGTACAAGGTAAGACATCTCCCATAAAAGATGCCCAAAATACATCCGACACCCGACACCTGACTATTGTACAAAAACAAAGTGACAATTTCGGTGAAGGAGATTATACCGTCCTTAAAATAGATAAAAACGGAAAAATTGAGTGGGAAAAAAACTTTGGTGGAAAAGGTGATGATCACATCAGAACGCTTGCTTTGACTTCCACAGGATACATTATCGGAGGTGAATCCAGATCGGAAATATCAGGAAACAAATCGGTAGGCATTGAAGAGGGTACTGACCTGTGGTTGATTTTTTTAAACGAGAGAGGAGAAGAACAGTCGCAGAAATCTTACAATTTTGGGAACCGTGATCTCTTAATGGGAATGAGTGTCATTCAGAGTCAAGATTCAAGAGCCAGGAACCAGGACCTAACTAAAGGATTGCTTATAGGGGGATATACGCAGGCTGAAGGAAGAATAGAAGAAAATGACGAGACTTTCTGGATTTTATACCTTGATCATAATGGGAATGAACAATGGAGAAAATATGTAAAAGGAGAATCCAGACAGAAAGAAGAGAGACTTTCAGATCTGAAACTGAACAGAGACGGCTCTATTATTCTGGCAGGAACCAGTGCTGAGGAACTGGGCAAAGAAAACTGGAAGATTGTAAAACTGGGAGACAAAAAGGTTGATCAGCTAATGGAGAAATTTGATATCAAGATCTATCCGAATCCGGTATCCGATTATGCTTATATAGAAATAGGATTCGACTTTAAAGAGGCTGATATTATGCTGTATGATATGAGCGGAAGGCAGCTTCAGAGCTTGAAAACAAAGAATAAAGTAACCAAGATTAACACGCAGGCTCTTGTTCAGGGCGCTTATCTGGTGACGATAAAAACGGATACTAATAAAACGGCGAATGCGAAGCTGATTAAGAAATAA
- a CDS encoding TolC family protein: MKRINNSVIALSLFVGIANANAQEKKTLSLDEAVQLGIQNSKNLKIDAAKIEEATADLLEAKNKQLPELKVSGSYMYLPIKPNVDIKLAGLSGGAGGPDIHQVAYGSANLSVPIYSGGRIKYGIQSAKYLVEASKLSTENDKVAIAYNVAQAYNNLFKANQSIKVFEENLSASQKRDETFLKMENNGLIARNDRLKANLQTSNIELQLLEAKNNYNIANINMDLLLGLPETTELEVDQNYIEEGSDVKPVSFYVNEARENRKDLQALVQQRKAAELGTKAAKAENLPSIAFTGGYVAADIPKFLTVYNAVNLGVGISYNLSNIWKENSSLRQSQAREKQLAATDELLNDNIKLDVNREYQNTDYSRKRISVFEKTAEQANENFRITKNKYDNGLATMTELLDADAAQIAANVGVINAKADAALAYRKLLQTTGTLTFK, from the coding sequence ATGAAGAGAATAAATAACTCAGTGATTGCATTATCACTATTCGTAGGAATAGCAAATGCAAATGCTCAGGAGAAAAAGACACTTTCTCTTGATGAAGCTGTGCAGCTGGGAATCCAGAACAGCAAGAATCTTAAGATCGACGCGGCCAAGATCGAAGAGGCTACGGCTGATCTTCTGGAAGCCAAAAACAAACAGCTTCCGGAATTGAAAGTCTCTGGGAGCTATATGTATCTTCCCATAAAACCAAATGTTGATATCAAACTCGCAGGACTTTCCGGGGGAGCAGGAGGTCCGGATATTCATCAGGTAGCTTATGGTTCGGCGAACCTTAGCGTTCCGATTTATAGTGGTGGAAGAATCAAATATGGTATTCAGTCTGCTAAATATTTAGTGGAAGCTTCAAAATTGAGTACGGAAAACGATAAAGTAGCTATAGCTTATAACGTTGCCCAGGCTTATAATAATCTGTTTAAAGCCAATCAGTCTATCAAAGTTTTTGAAGAAAATCTGTCAGCTTCTCAAAAAAGGGATGAAACATTTCTGAAAATGGAAAATAATGGATTGATCGCAAGAAATGACAGATTAAAGGCCAACCTTCAGACCTCGAATATTGAACTTCAGTTACTGGAAGCTAAAAACAACTATAATATCGCCAATATCAATATGGACTTATTATTAGGGCTGCCTGAAACTACAGAACTGGAAGTTGATCAGAATTATATTGAAGAAGGTTCAGACGTAAAACCTGTAAGCTTTTATGTGAACGAGGCCAGAGAAAATCGTAAGGATTTACAGGCCCTAGTTCAGCAAAGAAAAGCTGCAGAATTGGGAACAAAAGCAGCAAAAGCAGAAAATCTTCCCTCAATAGCTTTTACCGGAGGATATGTAGCAGCAGACATTCCTAAATTTCTTACTGTTTACAACGCTGTGAATTTAGGAGTAGGTATTTCTTACAACTTATCCAATATCTGGAAAGAAAACTCATCATTGAGACAATCACAGGCCAGAGAAAAACAATTGGCAGCTACAGATGAATTGCTGAATGATAACATTAAACTGGATGTCAACAGAGAATATCAGAATACAGATTACTCCAGAAAGAGAATTTCTGTTTTTGAAAAGACAGCGGAGCAGGCTAATGAAAATTTCAGAATTACAAAAAACAAATACGACAATGGTCTTGCTACCATGACAGAATTATTGGATGCAGACGCAGCTCAGATTGCAGCAAATGTTGGTGTGATTAATGCAAAGGCAGATGCTGCATTGGCCTACAGAAAATTATTACAGACAACAGGAACTTTAACATTTAAATAA
- the mdlD gene encoding NAD(P)-dependent benzaldehyde dehydrogenase MdlD, whose protein sequence is MDKELEHKIKGIFQQQKAFFKTNQTKDIEFRKAALRKFREVFLAHTDDLCEALSIDLGKSRKEAEYVEIQIVISELDYLLENIDEWAKPTPVPSKPHPSGAEVVSRVTYQPYGVNYIIGPFNYPVQLTFSPLIGALIAGNTAIIKPSENTPHVAKVLENIVKGSFDESYVAVIQGAIEENTLLLSLPFDYIFFTGSPNVGKIVMKAAAEQLIPLTLELGGKSPTIVHKDADLDKAVERISYGKWINCGQTCVAPDYLYIHESIKDAFIEKFKAHLNTIYEGQSLGKIGKIVSQNQIKHLAGYLEAAPEKVVYGGGYDLETRHFEATLMDNVTWDDQVMQQEIFGPILPIMTFDDIDEALEEINNRPKPLALYVFTENQEFADQVLNHTTSGDAEINSTIIHVGSHFLPFGGVGTSGMGKYHGKFSFESFSHSRSVLQVK, encoded by the coding sequence ATGGACAAAGAATTAGAGCATAAAATAAAAGGAATATTCCAGCAGCAGAAAGCTTTTTTCAAAACCAATCAGACAAAAGATATTGAATTCCGTAAGGCAGCCCTAAGAAAGTTTCGTGAAGTTTTTTTAGCTCATACGGATGATCTTTGTGAAGCCTTATCTATTGATTTGGGGAAAAGCAGAAAAGAGGCAGAGTACGTGGAAATCCAGATTGTCATCAGTGAACTGGATTATTTGCTGGAAAACATTGATGAATGGGCAAAGCCTACTCCTGTACCTTCAAAACCACATCCATCTGGAGCTGAAGTTGTGAGCAGGGTGACTTATCAGCCTTATGGAGTCAATTATATTATTGGTCCCTTCAACTATCCCGTTCAGCTGACCTTCAGTCCCCTTATCGGAGCTTTGATTGCCGGAAATACAGCCATCATAAAACCATCCGAAAATACCCCTCATGTGGCCAAAGTTCTTGAAAATATTGTAAAAGGGTCTTTTGACGAGTCTTATGTAGCAGTCATTCAGGGAGCGATTGAGGAAAACACATTATTACTGAGCCTTCCCTTTGATTATATTTTCTTTACAGGAAGCCCAAATGTTGGAAAGATTGTCATGAAAGCTGCTGCTGAGCAACTGATTCCTCTGACTTTAGAACTGGGAGGTAAATCCCCGACAATTGTTCATAAAGATGCAGACCTGGATAAGGCTGTGGAAAGAATATCCTACGGAAAATGGATCAATTGCGGACAAACGTGTGTTGCTCCTGACTATCTTTACATTCACGAATCTATAAAAGATGCTTTCATTGAGAAGTTTAAAGCTCATTTAAATACTATTTATGAGGGGCAGTCTTTAGGAAAAATCGGAAAAATTGTAAGTCAGAACCAGATTAAACACCTTGCAGGTTATCTGGAAGCAGCCCCTGAAAAAGTAGTTTATGGAGGGGGATATGATCTTGAGACCCGACATTTCGAGGCTACTTTAATGGATAATGTAACCTGGGATGATCAGGTTATGCAGCAGGAAATTTTCGGGCCCATCCTCCCTATTATGACATTTGATGATATTGATGAAGCTTTGGAAGAGATCAATAACCGTCCAAAACCATTAGCACTGTATGTTTTTACAGAAAATCAGGAATTTGCTGATCAGGTTTTAAACCATACTACAAGCGGAGATGCTGAAATCAATAGTACAATCATTCATGTAGGTTCACATTTTCTACCTTTTGGAGGAGTAGGAACTTCGGGAATGGGGAAATATCATGGAAAATTCAGTTTTGAAAGTTTCAGCCACAGCCGTTCTGTACTTCAGGTAAAATAA